One bacterium genomic window, AATGACGGTGCAAACAATGCTGAATTAGCTGCCAACGGACTCGGCTCCGCCAAGCTGACCAAAGTTGATGCCAATAACTCCGGCCAGGCCGTCTCCGCCAACATGACCATGGACCTGGATACGTTTGATACCCTGCGCGTGGTAGTCACCGAGGTAGACAGCACTGATTATATTGTCTCGCTTTTATTAGATGGCCAATCAACACCTGTGCGGATTTCCACCGCCCTGACCGGCACTGGAATTTATGAATATGATATTAAAACCATCACCGGTTGGAGCGGGATTCAAACATTTGCCATTGTCCTGACGGTTGAGAGCGCCACCAATGGTCTGGGAACCCGTTTTGATGAACTTGTCATTTATGAACAGGGCTCCTATACACCCTATCTTGAGCATTTCGAGGAAGCCGCCGGACAACCCGGCGGTTGGTGGGACGAGACCAATGACAGCAGCAACAATGCTGAAATTGACGGCAATGGCTTGGACTCAGCCTATGTCACAGAAGTGGGACCTGATGTCTGGGGCAAGGTCCTTTCTGATACGATGACACTCAATTTGGATACATACGGTTATTTATGTACTGTGGTAACCGCAGTGGACAGCGGTACATCTTACAAAGTATCACTAAAACTGAGCAGCGGCCCCACTTTGTATGACTTGTATGCTGGAAACGGCACCGGTAAATATTGTTTTGATATTAAAGCCGCCACCAGCTGGAGCGGTTCACAGACCTTTTCAATTGTCTTAATCTCTGAAACCGGCACCAATGGTCTCGGCGCCCGGTTTGATGAAATTAAAATTGACCGGATCGGCTTCTAACAAATTTCCTAATCCACTATCTATCCACCAAATAATATTGGACTGTTGTCACCACCCGGATTTTTTTATACTCCGGCGAATTACGATCACGGTCCGCGATTGAAAAAAAACCCTGATTGGCATGACGAATTTTTCCGAGTTTGCTGCCTGAATCTTTGGCAAATTTCTTAGCCGCTTCCCGGGCATTAAGCGTCGCGGCTTCGATCATTTCCGGCTTAATTTTATTCAGACCGGTAAATAAAAATTCCGTCCGGTTTTCCCAGTTTTCCACCATGACCACACCTTTTTTTACAAGTTCCCCGGTTTTTTCCATACCAATCTTCACGCGCGCTACATCACTGGAACGCAGTGTAAGCGTGGTTTCTGCAAGGTAGCGATAGGTTAAACGCACTTTTTCACCATAGTGACGTTCTGCCTGGGTATCGGTTATTTTTGGTGAAGCATTCGAGATCATCTCATCATGAAAACCCGAGTTAATTAAAAAAGCCGTGATAATCTTACGTTTTTCATCAATATGACTTTGCAAAGACGCTAAATCATTACTGGCAACTTTGAATGTAATCGGCCATATCGCCAGATCTGCCGGTAGTTCCTTCTCCGCCAGTCCTTTCACCGTCACAAAACGGTCCGCCGACCTGATTTTGTATAATGCCGAACCCAGGCTCATCCCGGCAATAATCAGTCCAAGCCCCACCGCAATACCGGCAATCGCCGGAGAATGCCAGATTGATTTGTTTTCCATGAATCGCACACTCCTTTTTCAAAAGATGTATTTGGCGATTTTATACCACAGAATCACAAAATCGTCTTTATTTTTCCGTGACTCTCAAACATATTTATTCTAAATTCGTCGTGGAATTAACCTGACATTGGCTGTACTGGTTTGATGATAGAAGCACCCAGGGATTAATCATTTTTTCAGTGGAACGAAGAAATTGTTCTCAAACACCTGTCATACAAACAGCATAACAGAACATCTTCCATGAATTTTCGTTTTCCAATGAAAAAATGATTAATCCCTGGGTGCTATTCTTTCTCGTCGATTACTGTAGGCGGGTTGACAACCAAAAGAAAGAGGCGGCTGCAATCGGATCATCCTGTCCCTGCATCAGACAAAAAATGAACAGCCGTCTCT contains:
- a CDS encoding SIMPL domain-containing protein (The SIMPL domain is named for its presence in mouse protein SIMPL (signalling molecule that associates with mouse pelle-like kinase). Bacterial member BP26, from Brucella, was shown to assemble into a channel-like structure, while YggE from E. coli has been associated with resistance to oxidative stress.); translated protein: MENKSIWHSPAIAGIAVGLGLIIAGMSLGSALYKIRSADRFVTVKGLAEKELPADLAIWPITFKVASNDLASLQSHIDEKRKIITAFLINSGFHDEMISNASPKITDTQAERHYGEKVRLTYRYLAETTLTLRSSDVARVKIGMEKTGELVKKGVVMVENWENRTEFLFTGLNKIKPEMIEAATLNAREAAKKFAKDSGSKLGKIRHANQGFFSIADRDRNSPEYKKIRVVTTVQYYLVDR